The window GCGTTCACGGCGCTCAGCCCACAGATCGTGTCGCTGGGCCTTAGCGAGGCGGCGTTCCTGCAATTAATGCGGCTTGCCGGGTTCCGGCCGGTCGAAACGGCTGAAGAAGGTGGCGTGAACTGGGCATTCCGCGGACGGCAGAAAGCGCGGCCCGACCAGCAGCAGGCGCGTGGCCCGGCCCGGCGTCCCGCCGCCGCAAGAGGCGCGCCGTCCCGCCCTGCTTCCGGGGGAGCAGGAGCGCCCGCTGGCAATCATGCCTTTGCTGGCCTTGCCGAGCTGCTCGGTCGCAATGGGTGACGGCGCTACCCTCGGCAATCACGGGCCGAGCCTGCGCATAGACAAGTTCCTGTGGTTCGCCCGGCTGGCCGCGAGCCGGTCGGTCGCGCAGAAAATGGCCGAAGACGGGCACATACGCCTGAACGGCCGCCGCATCGAGCGCGCCCATTCGCCCGTGCGCGCGGGCGACCTCATCACCTTCCCCCATGCCAGCGGGGTGCGGGTGGTGCGCGTCATCGCCCTTCCCGGACGACGCGGACCGGCCCCGGAAGCGCAGACATGTTATGAAGAACTGAAGCTGGGCAATTGACCCTGCAAAAATATCCTCATTGAC of the Sphingobium herbicidovorans genome contains:
- a CDS encoding RNA-binding S4 domain-containing protein, which codes for MGDGATLGNHGPSLRIDKFLWFARLAASRSVAQKMAEDGHIRLNGRRIERAHSPVRAGDLITFPHASGVRVVRVIALPGRRGPAPEAQTCYEELKLGN